A region of Takifugu rubripes chromosome 6, fTakRub1.2, whole genome shotgun sequence DNA encodes the following proteins:
- the bmpr1bb gene encoding bone morphogenetic protein receptor, type IBb yields MAAVPLPREWAWQAVLVMTGLASLIHVGHANMLDAMLLRNGGKGGSERWPEDSSGGTVTVLAPRMLWCHCYHHCPEDSVNNTCVTDGYCFTMVEEEEGGQAVLTAGCLGLAGSEFQCRDTWNVRSRRALECCTDQDYCNQNLHPTLPPLVSSDFADSRIQYMALFISITVCIVILALILLFCYVRYKRQESRPHYSIDLEQEETYIPPGESLKDLIEHSRSIGSGSGSGLPLLVQRTIAKQIQMVKQIGKGRYGEVWMGKWRGERVAVKVFFTTEEESWFRETEIYQTFLMRHDNILGFIAADIKGTGSWTQLYLITDYHENGSLYDYLKSNTLDVKALLKLAYSSISGLCHLHTEIYGTQGKPAIAHRDLKSKNILVKKNGSCCIADLGLAVKFNSDSNEVDIPPNLRVGTKRYMPPEVLDESLNRSYFQSFIMADMYSFGLIMWEMARRSTFGGIVEEYQLPYHDLVPTDPSYEDMQEVVCIKKQRPSFANRWSSDECLRQMGKLMSECWAHSPASRLTALRVKKTLAKMLESQDIKL; encoded by the exons ATGGCAGCGGTGCCACTGCCACGGGAGTGGGCCTGGCAGGCTGTTCTGGTGATGACTGGACTGGCATCGCTGATCCACGTGGGTCATG CCAACATGTTGGACGCCATGCTGCTGAGGAACGGAGGGAAGGGCGGCTCTGAGCGGTGGCCCGAGGACAGCAGCGGCGGCACGGTCACCGTTTTAGCTCCCAGGATGCTTTGGTGTCACTGCTACCACCACTGCCCCGAAGACTCTGTCAACAACACCTGCGT GACTGACGGGTACTGCTTCaccatggtggaggaggaggaggggggtcaggCGGTCCTCACCGCTGGATGTTTGGGTCTCGCCGGCTCTGAGTTCCAATGCAGA GACACCTGGAACGTGCGCTCGAGGAGAGCGCTGGAGTGCTGCACGGATCAAGACTACTGCAACCAAAACCTGCATCCCACTCTGCCTCCGCTGGTGTCGTCAG ATTTTGCGGACAGCAGAATCCAGTACATGGCTCTCTTCATTTCAATAACCGTCTGCATCGTCATCCTcgctctcatcctcctcttctgctaCGTAAG ATACAAGCGCCAGGAGTCACGGCCGCACTACAGTATTgatctggagcaggaggagacctACATCCCCCCAGGAGAGTCCCTGAAAGACCTGATCGAGCATTCCCGCAGCATCGGCTCAGGTTCTGGATCagggctccctctgctg GTGCAGCGGACCATCGCCAAGCAGATCCAGATGGTGAAACAGATTGGTAAAGGGCGATACGGGGAGGTCTGGATGGGCAAGTGGAGGGGCGAGAGAGTGGCCGTTAAAGTTTTCttcaccacagaagaagagagctgGTTCAGGGAGACTGAAATATATCAGACGTTCCTGATGAGACATGATAACATACTTG GGTTTATAGCAGCAGATATCAAAGGAACCGGCTCGTGGACTCAGCTGTACCTCATCACAGACTACCACGAAAATGGGTCGTTGTACGACTACCTCAAGTCCAACACCTTAGACGTCAAAGCCCTGCTGAAACTGGCCTACTCGTCCATATCAGGCCTGTGTCATCTGCACACCGAGATCTACGGCACGCAGGGCAAACCGGCCATCGCACACAGAGACCTGAAGAGCAAAAACATCCTGGTGAAAAAGAACGGGTCCTGCTGCATCGCGGACCTGGGACTGGCTGTCAAATTCAACAG CGACAGTAACGAGGTGGACATTCCTCCAAACCTGCGAGTCGGAACCAAGCGCTACATGCCCCCCGAAGTGTTGGACGAGTCCCTGAACAGGAGCTACTTCCAGTCCTTTATAATGGCTGACATGTACAGCTTTGGCCTCATCATGTGGGAGATGGCCCGGCGTAGCACCTTCGGGG gCATCGTGGAGGAGTATCAGCTGCCCTATCATGACCTCGTGCCCACAGATCCATCCTATGAGGACATGCAAGAGGTCGTCTGCATCAAGAAACAAAGACCTTCGTTTGCCAATCGCTGGAGTAGTGATGAG TGTCTGCGACAGATGGGGAAGCTGATGTCAGAGTGCTGGGCTCACAGTCCGGCCTCTCGCCTCACAGCCCTGAGGGTCAAGAAGACCCTGGCCAAGATGCTGGAGTCCCAAGACATCAAACTGTGA